The following proteins are encoded in a genomic region of Cricetulus griseus strain 17A/GY chromosome 7, alternate assembly CriGri-PICRH-1.0, whole genome shotgun sequence:
- the Hs3st6 gene encoding heparan sulfate glucosamine 3-O-sulfotransferase 6 isoform X2, translating to MAGSGGLGGGAGDLQGAGPGQGTALRAPRAPLALVALLLGTYCLFALPGRCPPVARTPAPVPAPAEPPYASRRLGASGLPVASGPGRRRFPQALIVGVKKGGTRALLEFLRLHPDVRALGSEPHFFDRCYDRGLAWYRGLMPRTLDGQITMEKTPSYFVTQEAPRRIHNMSPDTKLIVVVRNPVTRAISDYAQTLSKTPGLPSFRALAFRHGLGPVDTAWSAVRIGLYAQHLDNWLRYFPLSHFLFVSGERLVADPAGEVGRVQDFLGLKRVVTDKHFYFNATKGFPCLKKAQGSGRPRCLGKSKGRPHPRVPEAVVQRLQAFYRPFNRKFYQMTGQDFGWD from the exons ATGGCAGGTAGCGGCGGCCTGGGCGGGGGAGCCGGTGACCTCCAGGGCGCGGGGCCGGGGCAGGGGACTGCATTGCGTGCTCCCCGTGCTCCGCTGGCGCTCGTAGCTCTGTTGCTAGGCACCTACTGCCTTTTTGCCCTCCCGGGCCGCTGTCCACCTGTCGCTCGCACCCCTGCACCGGTTCCCGCGCCCGCCGAGCCGCCCTACGCCTCCCGCCGTCTGGGAGCGTCAGGTCTGCCGGTGGCCAGCGGCCCGGGGCGCCGGCGCTTCCCGCAGGCGCTCATCGTGGGTGTGAAGAAAGGTGGCACGCGCGCGTTGCTGGAGTTCCTGCGGCTGCACCCTGACGTCCGTGCACTTGGCTCTGAACCCCACTTCTTCGACAGGTGCTACGACCGTGGGCTCGCCTGGTACCG GGGTCTGATGCCACGTACCCTGGATGGGCAGATCACCATGGAGAAGACCCCCAGCTACTTTGTGACTCAGGAGGCTCCCCGCCGAATCCATAACATGTCCCCAGACACCAAGCTGATTGTGGTGGTGCGGAACCCTGTGACCCGGGCCATCTCTGATTATGCCCAGACACTCTCCAAGACCCCAGGTCTGCCTAGCTTCCGTGCCCTGGCCTTCCGCCATGGTCTGGGTCCTGTGGACACAGCCTGGAGTGCTGTGCGTATTGGCCTCTATGCCCAGCACTTGGACAATTGGCTACGGTACTTCCCTTtgtcccacttcctgtttgtcagCGGAGAGCGCCTGGTCGCTGATCCAGCCGGTGAAGTGGGCAGGGTACAGGACTTCTTGGGCCTCAAACGGGTTGTCACTGACAAGCACTTCTACTTCAATGCTACCAAGGGCTTCCCCTGCCTCAAAAAGGCCCAGGGCAGTGGCCGCCCCCGCTGCCTGGGTAAATCCAAGGGCCGGCCTCACCCCCGAGTGCCGGAAGCTGTGGTTCAGCGCCTTCAGGCTTTCTACCGGCCCTTCAACCGAAAGTTCTACCAGATGACTGGCCAGGACTTTGGCTGGGACTGA